The Mauremys reevesii isolate NIE-2019 linkage group 1, ASM1616193v1, whole genome shotgun sequence genome has a segment encoding these proteins:
- the LOC120396128 gene encoding cytochrome c oxidase assembly factor 4 homolog, mitochondrial, whose translation MSGPSPQGHNWSQKSEDEEDPLDQMILRTGCATCHYAVQECMAEHQDWRKCQPQVQAFKDCMKEHQKQRMEELQKRQMLAQAKS comes from the coding sequence ATGTCTGGTCCCAGCCCTCAAGGTCACAACTGGAGCCAGAAGTCAGAAGACGAGGAGGATCCCTTGGATCAAATGATCTTGCGCACTGGCTGTGCCACTTGCCATTATGCGGTGCAGGAGTGCATGGCCGAACACCAGGACTGGAGGAAGTGTCAGCCGCAGGTACAGGCCTTCAAGGACTGCATGAAGGAACATCAGAAGCAACGAATGGAGGAACTGCAGAAGAGGCAAATGTTAGCCCAGGCCAAGAGCTGA